The Herpetosiphonaceae bacterium genome includes a window with the following:
- a CDS encoding aminotransferase class III-fold pyridoxal phosphate-dependent enzyme yields the protein MSTMPPATQTAIAENTWLHFYQMEQLQDPAQQTVIVRGENARVWDQNDREYIDALAGLFCVNVGYGRREIADAVCAQIQQIAYVSPFSFPNLPAAELSATLAELAPLGDTPRAFFTSGGSEAVESALKIAKQYQRKLGFAGRTKTISRRYAYHGTTMGALSVNGLPGIRNQFAPLVPGARHVPIPHRYRCNACQLASACTRACTDEIEALIEFEGPETIAAIIMEPVQNSGGAIVPPPDYYRAVREICDRYGILLIMDEVITAFGRIGAWFGSEIFGVEPDIITIAKGMTSGYMPMGAALARKAVADVFLGNESDKLMHGLTYGGHPVAAAAANANIAIIEREGLNQRAHDMGNYLMAQLHLALDEHPNIGEIRGMGLFVGLELVRDRQTKQPLQEEHLMSWLSDHLRRRGVICRADDRLDPVIQLAPPLTIPRADIDEVVGVLAEVLHLLGQRVGSLPRPVQSLAALPNINAVTANAAESMITRAAS from the coding sequence ATGAGTACCATGCCGCCGGCGACGCAGACCGCGATTGCCGAGAATACGTGGCTCCATTTCTACCAGATGGAGCAGCTTCAGGACCCCGCTCAGCAGACCGTGATCGTGCGGGGAGAGAACGCCCGCGTGTGGGACCAGAACGATCGCGAGTATATCGATGCCCTCGCCGGACTCTTCTGCGTCAACGTCGGCTACGGCAGACGCGAGATCGCCGATGCCGTCTGCGCGCAGATCCAGCAGATCGCCTACGTCTCGCCCTTCTCCTTCCCCAACCTGCCCGCCGCTGAGCTGTCGGCAACGCTCGCCGAACTCGCGCCGCTGGGCGATACGCCGCGCGCCTTCTTCACCTCCGGCGGCTCCGAGGCCGTCGAGTCGGCGCTGAAGATCGCCAAACAGTACCAGCGCAAGCTCGGCTTTGCCGGACGCACCAAGACCATCTCGCGGCGCTACGCCTACCACGGCACGACCATGGGCGCGCTGTCGGTCAACGGTCTGCCCGGCATCCGCAACCAGTTCGCGCCGCTGGTGCCGGGCGCGCGTCACGTGCCGATCCCCCACCGCTACCGCTGCAACGCCTGTCAGCTTGCGAGCGCCTGCACGCGCGCCTGCACCGACGAGATCGAGGCGCTGATCGAGTTCGAGGGGCCGGAGACGATCGCCGCGATCATCATGGAGCCGGTGCAGAACTCAGGCGGCGCGATCGTGCCGCCGCCGGACTACTATCGCGCCGTGCGCGAGATCTGCGACCGCTACGGTATCCTGCTGATCATGGACGAGGTGATCACCGCGTTTGGGCGGATCGGCGCGTGGTTCGGCAGCGAGATCTTCGGCGTCGAGCCTGACATCATCACGATCGCCAAGGGTATGACCTCCGGCTATATGCCGATGGGCGCGGCGCTGGCCCGCAAAGCGGTGGCCGATGTGTTTCTCGGCAACGAGAGCGATAAGCTGATGCATGGCCTGACGTACGGCGGGCATCCTGTGGCTGCGGCGGCGGCCAACGCCAACATCGCGATCATCGAGCGCGAGGGGCTGAACCAGCGCGCTCACGACATGGGCAACTACCTGATGGCGCAGCTCCACCTGGCGCTGGATGAGCATCCCAACATCGGCGAGATTCGCGGGATGGGCCTGTTCGTGGGGCTTGAGCTGGTGCGCGACCGTCAGACGAAGCAGCCGCTACAAGAAGAGCATCTGATGAGCTGGCTCAGCGATCACCTGAGGCGTCGAGGCGTGATCTGCCGCGCCGACGATCGGCTGGACCCGGTGATTCAGCTCGCGCCGCCGCTGACGATCCCGCGCGCAGACATCGACGAGGTCGTCGGTGTGCTGGCCGAGGTGCTGCACCTGCTGGGCCAGCGCGTCGGCTCGCTGCCCAGGCCAGTGCAGTCGCTGGCCGCGCTGCCGAACATCAATGCGGTGACAGCCAACGCCGCAGAGAGCATGATCACCCGCGCGGCTAGCTAG
- a CDS encoding saccharopine dehydrogenase NADP-binding domain-containing protein has protein sequence MRIVVVGGAGLMGRIALRDLVEAPQVKEIVIADLNRQAGEQLIAEIGSSKLWVAAVDATDEGALAAVLRGTDVCLNASVYYFNLPIMRACLAARTHYLDLGGLFHTTRKQLELDAEFKAAGITAVLGMGSAPGVTNLQARLACDRLDTVEYIRIYDGIHNPQINPDDPLTWGYSIQTILDEVSKNPMVFRDGRWQEVAPLSELEYYPYRQPLGYVANHHSLHSEVATLPLSFRDKGVQEVFFKINFFGYPEAMLRKIAFLCELGFASTDPIPMRSGQVAPRDALLAVLDQRPAPPAREPAGYKDMAVEAKGTRDGQPVLVRVDVESWARPEWKASGGNLLTGVAPSIVAQWLADGTITQRGALPPEIAVPPRQFFEEARRRGIQTTIGETVPV, from the coding sequence ATGCGGATCGTGGTTGTCGGCGGCGCGGGGCTGATGGGCCGTATTGCGCTGCGGGATCTGGTCGAAGCGCCGCAGGTCAAGGAGATCGTAATCGCCGACTTGAATCGGCAGGCGGGCGAGCAACTGATCGCCGAGATCGGCAGCTCGAAGCTGTGGGTGGCCGCTGTGGACGCTACCGACGAGGGCGCGCTCGCGGCGGTTCTGCGAGGCACCGATGTGTGTCTCAACGCCAGCGTCTATTACTTCAACCTGCCGATCATGCGGGCCTGCCTGGCGGCGCGCACGCACTACCTCGATCTGGGCGGGCTGTTTCACACCACGCGCAAGCAGCTTGAGCTGGACGCCGAGTTCAAAGCGGCCGGCATCACCGCCGTGCTGGGCATGGGCAGCGCCCCCGGCGTGACTAACCTTCAGGCAAGGCTGGCCTGCGACCGGCTCGACACGGTCGAGTATATTCGCATCTACGACGGCATCCATAATCCGCAGATCAACCCCGATGATCCACTGACCTGGGGCTACTCGATCCAGACGATTTTAGACGAGGTCAGCAAAAACCCGATGGTTTTCCGCGATGGTCGCTGGCAGGAGGTCGCGCCGCTCAGCGAGCTGGAATACTATCCCTACCGCCAGCCGCTAGGCTACGTCGCCAACCACCACTCGCTGCACTCCGAGGTCGCGACGCTGCCGCTCTCCTTCCGCGACAAAGGCGTGCAGGAGGTCTTCTTCAAGATCAACTTCTTTGGCTACCCCGAAGCGATGCTGCGCAAGATCGCGTTTTTGTGCGAGCTGGGCTTCGCCTCTACCGATCCGATCCCGATGCGCAGCGGTCAGGTCGCGCCGCGCGATGCCCTGCTGGCTGTGCTCGACCAACGACCCGCGCCGCCCGCCAGGGAGCCCGCCGGATACAAAGATATGGCGGTCGAGGCCAAAGGCACGCGCGATGGACAGCCCGTGCTCGTGCGCGTCGATGTGGAGTCCTGGGCCAGGCCGGAGTGGAAGGCCAGCGGCGGCAACCTGCTCACGGGCGTCGCGCCATCGATTGTGGCCCAATGGCTGGCAGACGGAACGATCACGCAGCGCGGCGCGCTGCCGCCTGAGATCGCCGTGCCGCCGCGCCAATTCTTCGAGGAAGCCAGGCGACGCGGCATCCAGACGACGATCGGCGAGACGGTGCCGGTATAA